The following are encoded in a window of Athene noctua chromosome 29, bAthNoc1.hap1.1, whole genome shotgun sequence genomic DNA:
- the LOC141971421 gene encoding coiled-coil domain-containing protein 183-like, whose protein sequence is MDATRAAGLKGRGRSTSSVPGRKAKLSQHARDLRTVIALQGAAPWAARGRDGAGGGLSVPPSSCVVPTAPSCPAEQEREAFTWSCGEELQQKSERLPRLCEAVQDVRAPSGAQKVTQEKLRAEIHARVNTCNLLLDQVRQRRRARDELQRRLQRLQAVEKEDKQQQAQLQAIRQLENSIEKMLLKVQAAQKVTALYVEVRDALRKELDHLPMHLDLLCGTAERYHRELEDAELVAADARRAAAVTKGDVEKLKTQMRADREFWCRSEAAQKLQLKEFLKRHLREQARHKLAVDLSKLQLQDPLAGTQLEDTKSQEEYKAWVTKKVEEAKAAVPCSHVWDMAGRFLEQQKASADLERYLQQCKEKQQALKETLHQLELKHDELKRRQPPNTLSCMDVNVSGCRKLEEELRRELQREEARREQMRAQMLKEEDLLLQFDHAVNNLAVLLRGITVPGQDAFVQAWSTQEKLQHCRQKLQYLVQRTASLPPESHSLNEDNATFVKVRNLLEQTMAQAPRSLKISLEDTKGRRAQRGHVPQRLSQPLPTGSSERPRLSPTVPADPDPGAASRPWV, encoded by the exons ATGGATGCCACACGCGCGGcggggctgaagggccgaggcAGGAGCACCAGCTCCGTGCCGGGCCGGAAGGCAAAGCTCAGCCAGCACGCCCGGGATCTGCGCACCGTCATCGCCTTGCAAGGTGCTGCCCCTTGGGCTgcgcggggacgggacggggcgggcggggggctctcGGTCCCCCCATCGTCCTGCGTGGTCCCAACAGCACCTTCGTgtcctgcagagcaagagagggaGGCTTTCACGTGGTCCTGCGGGGAAGAGCTCCAGCAGAAGAGCGAGCGGCTGCCCCGCCTGTGTGAGGCGGTGCAGGACGTCCGTGCCCCGAGCGGCGCCCAGAAG GTGACCCAGGAGAAGCTCCGGGCTGAAATCCATGCGCGGGTGAACACCTGTAACTTGCTGCTGGACCAGGTGAGGCAGCGGAGACGAGCCCGGGACGAGCTGCAGAGGCGGCTGCAGcgcctgcaggctgtggagaaggaggacaagcagcagcaggcgcAGCTGCAG gccaTTCGCCAGCTGGAGAACAGCATCGAGAAGATGCTCTTGAAAGTTCAGGCTGCACAGAAGGTGACAGCCCTGTACGTGGAGGTGCGGGATGCCCTGCGGAAG gagcTGGACCACCTGCCTATGCACCTGGACCTCCTGTGTGGGACGGCTGAACGCTACCATAGGGAGCTGGAAGATGCAGAGCTCGTGGCTGCAGATGCCCGCAGAGCGGCTGCTGTAACCAAG GGCGACGTGGAGAAGTTAAAAACCCAGATGCGGGCGGACAGAGAGTTCTGGTGCCGCTCCGAGGCCGCGCAGAAGCTGCAGCTCAAGGAATTCTTAAAAAGGCATCTGAgagag CAAGCCAGGCACAAGCTCGCCGTGGACTTGTCgaaactgcagctgcaggaccCTCTTGCGG GAACCCAACTGGAGGACACCAAGTCCCAGGAGGAGTACAAGGCCTGGGTCACCAAAAAGGTGGAGGAGGCCAAGGCTGCGGTGCCGTGCTCCCACGTCTGG GACATGGCTGGCAggttcctggagcagcagaaggccTCGGCGGACCTGGAGCGGTATCTCCAGCAgtgcaaggagaagcagcaggcgcTGAAGGAGACGCTgcaccagctggagctgaagcacGATGAGCTGAAGCGTCgccagccccccaacaccctcag TTGTATGGATGTGAATGTGTCTGGctgcaggaagctggaggaggagctgaggagggagctgcagcgggAGGAGGCTCGGCGGGAGCAGATGCGAGCccagatgctgaaggaggaggatcTGCTGCTCCAGTTTGACCACGCTGTCAACAACCTGGCCGTCCTGCTGCGTGGCATCACGGTGCCCGGCCAG GACGCTTTTGTCCAGGCCTGGAGTACGCAGGAGAAGCTCCAGCACTGTAGGCAGAAGCTGCAGTACCTGGTGCAGCGCACGGCCAGCCTGCCCCCCGAGAGCCACAGCCTCAACGAGGACAATGCG ACTTTTGTCAAGGTCCGAAATCTCCTGGAGCAGACGATGGCACAGGCTCCCCGGAGCCTGAAGATTTCCTTGGAGGACACCAAGGGTAGGAGAGCACAGCGGGGACACGTCCCccagcgcctgtcccagcccctgcccacaggcagttCTGAGCGTCCTCGCCtgtctcccactgtcccagcagaccccgacccaggagctgcctccagaccttgggtctga